From Rhizobium favelukesii, the proteins below share one genomic window:
- a CDS encoding SDR family oxidoreductase, with protein MDKQVIVITGASSGFGALTARTLAAEGHVVYAGIRDTAGRNAKAVADIAAFSRENNVDLRSVELDVVSNASVEAGIAKVIAEVGQLDVVIHNAGHMSFGPAEAFTPEQYAELFDVNVLSTQRVNRAALPHMRKRGKGLVVWVSSSSTRGGTPPYLAPYFAAKAAMDSVAVSYASELARWGIETAIIVPGAFTRGTNHFAHSGSPADAARAAEYNDGPYRGVPEQALQGLAALEPADADAGSVATSIAQVVAMPFGKRPFRTHVDPSEDGAEVVNGVADRVRAEMFRRIGLEDLLKPVIR; from the coding sequence ATGGATAAGCAGGTCATCGTCATCACCGGAGCATCCAGCGGCTTTGGCGCTCTCACCGCCCGCACCCTCGCCGCAGAAGGGCATGTCGTCTACGCCGGGATCCGCGACACGGCCGGCCGCAACGCGAAAGCCGTTGCCGATATCGCGGCCTTCTCGCGGGAGAACAATGTCGATTTGCGTTCGGTCGAACTTGATGTGGTCTCCAACGCGTCCGTCGAAGCCGGGATCGCCAAGGTCATCGCGGAGGTGGGCCAGCTCGACGTCGTCATCCATAATGCCGGCCATATGTCGTTTGGCCCGGCCGAGGCTTTCACGCCGGAGCAATATGCAGAGTTGTTCGACGTCAACGTACTATCGACGCAGCGGGTGAACCGTGCTGCGCTTCCCCATATGCGCAAGCGCGGCAAGGGACTGGTCGTCTGGGTTTCCTCCTCCAGCACACGCGGCGGCACGCCTCCCTATCTTGCGCCCTACTTCGCTGCCAAAGCCGCGATGGACTCGGTTGCCGTCTCCTATGCGTCGGAGCTTGCCCGGTGGGGCATCGAAACCGCGATCATCGTGCCAGGCGCCTTTACCAGGGGCACGAATCACTTCGCGCACTCTGGTTCGCCGGCCGACGCGGCGCGGGCAGCGGAATACAATGACGGCCCCTACAGGGGCGTGCCGGAGCAGGCGCTGCAGGGGCTTGCCGCGCTCGAACCCGCCGATGCCGATGCAGGCTCGGTCGCAACGTCGATCGCGCAGGTCGTCGCCATGCCCTTTGGCAAGCGTCCGTTCCGCACCCATGTCGACCCGTCTGAGGACGGTGCCGAGGTCGTCAATGGCGTTGCCGACCGGGTTCGTGCCGAAATGTTCCGGCGAATCGGTCTGGAAGATCTCCTCAAGCCAGTCATTCGCTGA
- a CDS encoding SDR family oxidoreductase, giving the protein MSSNENKVALVTGASRGIGAAIAERLAKDGFTVVINYSGNAALAEELVQKIERGGGKALTAQADVSNPEAVRRMFDAAEAAFGGIDVLVNNAGIMQLSSIADADDANFDRQVSVNLKGTFNTLREAGRRLRNGGRIVNFSTSVVGLKLENYGVYAATKAAVETLTAIMSKELRGRNITVNAVAPGPTATDLFLDGKSDELIARLAKMNPLERLGTPEDIAASVSFLAGSDGSWINGQVLRANGGMV; this is encoded by the coding sequence ATGAGCAGCAACGAGAACAAGGTCGCACTGGTCACGGGCGCTTCGAGAGGTATCGGCGCCGCGATCGCGGAACGGCTGGCCAAGGACGGTTTCACCGTCGTTATCAACTACTCCGGAAACGCCGCGCTCGCCGAAGAGCTTGTGCAGAAGATCGAACGGGGTGGTGGCAAGGCACTGACCGCGCAAGCTGACGTCAGCAACCCCGAAGCCGTCCGCCGGATGTTCGATGCAGCGGAAGCAGCCTTCGGCGGCATCGACGTGCTGGTCAACAATGCCGGTATCATGCAGCTTTCCTCGATTGCCGATGCTGACGACGCCAACTTCGATCGTCAGGTGAGCGTCAATCTGAAGGGCACGTTCAACACCTTGCGCGAAGCCGGAAGGCGCCTGCGCAACGGCGGCCGTATCGTCAACTTCTCGACGAGCGTCGTGGGTCTGAAGCTCGAAAACTATGGCGTCTACGCAGCGACTAAGGCAGCCGTCGAAACGCTGACGGCCATCATGTCGAAAGAACTGCGCGGCCGCAACATCACCGTCAACGCCGTGGCTCCGGGTCCGACCGCCACCGACCTCTTCCTCGACGGGAAATCGGATGAGCTGATCGCCCGGTTGGCCAAGATGAACCCGCTAGAGCGTCTGGGAACACCGGAGGATATCGCCGCCTCGGTCTCCTTTCTCGCTGGTTCAGACGGTTCCTGGATCAACGGCCAGGTGCTGCGCGCCAACGGCGGCATGGTCTGA